In Candidatus Defluviibacterium haderslevense, the following are encoded in one genomic region:
- a CDS encoding CHAT domain-containing protein, with product MSLRQIPNKQTSLLMTTFYKKWLEEKMIIPEAFHSAQKELRDQGLDPYQWAGFILVV from the coding sequence ATGAGTTTGAGGCAAATTCCCAACAAACAAACTTCCTTATTGATGACTACTTTTTATAAAAAATGGTTGGAAGAAAAAATGATTATTCCTGAGGCATTTCATTCGGCACAAAAAGAATTAAGAGATCAGGGATTGGATCCGTATCAATGGGCGGGTTTTATATTGGTGGTGTAA
- a CDS encoding tetratricopeptide repeat protein, which produces MKYGYLFFIASTLTSVAAQSVDSLSIKQVDSLIKVSRELTAQRDFEKALEVSAVTEKLALEKFGWVSAPYGSYCFNRGRVNYYKGDMQEAEKWYQESKAIREKVLGKEHIDYAWSLNNLAILYMDMGNYGKAEPLFLESKAIREKVLGKEHPDYAASLNNLANLFRYMGKYEKAEQLYLESSAIREKVLGKEHPDYAQSLNNLAALYWHMGKYEKAEPQYLECKAIWEKVLGMEHPGYALCLNNLAGLYWSMGNYGKAEPLFLESKAIREKVLGKEHPDYAASLNNLAATYNVLGNNEKAEPLYLESKAISEKVLGKEHLDYAASLSNLAILYKNMGNYEKAEPLFLETKGIYEKTMGLEHPGYAQALNNLANIYFYLGKYEKTEPLYLESKAIRENVLGKEHPDYTSSLEDLVDLYERQSRFSVSAPLLAEKFALDQARLSKAITFLSERELASYMATFQTQGNNLGAYILVRLGQRATGAEVGEHGILPALAFDHALFYKGFLLTAATQINTLTKQSPETKEISLNLKSYRRRLAAEYAKPIAERKNVTELEEKANTSEKELAQAVVGYAETKRQVKWKEVMATLKKEEAAIEFVSFKVNFPRKTDSIIYAAMLLKPGTKQPEFIPLFEEKSLDSLLHSKLERKADYVNNLYTIADRGAVAIEAPKKSLYEILWKPLEKELTGIKKIYFSPTGLLLRINLDAMPISETETLADKYQLIELNSTRQLVITNQIKIANNEAMLFGGIQFEQDSLTAINEPIFASKSRGELSFNYIDSTLRGGSWNYLAGTEREVNSIEKIMQVAGVKTTLKKGYSASEESFKNIGTNNNPSHRILHIATHGYFFTDPKESHQSSVISRQEETVFKISDHPMLRSGLILAGGNAAWQGKQTMEGKEDGILTAYEISQMNLSNTELVVLSACETGLGDIQGNEGVYGLQRAFKIAGAKYLIMSLWQVPDKQTSLLMTTFYKKWLTDKMTIPDAFHAAQKELRDLGLDPYQWAGFVLVE; this is translated from the coding sequence ATGAAATACGGATATCTATTTTTTATTGCATCAACCCTAACTAGCGTTGCTGCCCAATCGGTTGATTCCCTTTCTATAAAACAAGTGGACAGCCTCATTAAAGTTTCCCGAGAACTAACTGCACAGAGAGACTTCGAAAAAGCACTTGAGGTCAGTGCTGTGACTGAAAAGCTAGCGTTGGAAAAATTTGGGTGGGTGTCAGCTCCATATGGCAGTTATTGTTTCAATCGGGGTAGAGTCAATTATTATAAAGGGGATATGCAGGAAGCTGAGAAATGGTACCAGGAATCCAAAGCCATTCGGGAAAAAGTGCTGGGAAAGGAGCATATTGATTATGCCTGGAGTCTGAACAACCTTGCAATCCTTTATATGGATATGGGCAACTACGGAAAAGCCGAGCCACTATTCCTTGAATCCAAAGCTATCCGTGAAAAAGTGCTGGGAAAGGAGCATCCCGATTATGCAGCAAGTCTGAACAACCTCGCAAACCTTTTTCGGTATATGGGCAAATATGAAAAAGCCGAACAGCTGTACCTTGAATCCAGTGCCATCCGTGAAAAAGTGCTGGGAAAGGAGCATCCCGATTATGCCCAAAGTCTGAACAACCTCGCAGCCCTTTACTGGCATATGGGCAAATATGAAAAAGCTGAACCGCAGTATCTTGAATGCAAAGCCATCTGGGAAAAAGTGCTGGGAATGGAGCATCCCGGTTATGCTCTATGCCTGAACAACCTCGCAGGACTTTACTGGTCTATGGGCAACTACGGAAAAGCCGAGCCCCTATTCCTTGAATCCAAAGCTATTCGTGAAAAAGTGCTGGGAAAGGAGCATCCCGATTATGCAGCAAGTCTGAACAACCTCGCAGCCACTTACAATGTCTTAGGTAACAACGAAAAAGCTGAACCGCTCTACCTCGAATCAAAAGCTATCTCGGAAAAAGTGCTGGGAAAGGAGCATCTCGATTATGCAGCAAGCCTTAGCAACCTTGCAATACTTTACAAGAATATGGGCAACTACGAAAAAGCTGAACCACTCTTTCTAGAGACCAAAGGGATATATGAAAAGACTATGGGCCTTGAACATCCGGGATATGCCCAAGCCCTGAATAATCTGGCAAACATATATTTCTATCTAGGCAAATATGAAAAAACCGAACCGCTGTATCTTGAATCCAAAGCTATCCGTGAAAATGTGCTTGGAAAAGAGCATCCCGATTATACCAGTAGCTTGGAAGACCTGGTGGATTTATATGAAAGACAAAGTCGATTTTCTGTATCTGCGCCATTACTTGCAGAAAAGTTCGCACTGGATCAAGCTAGACTGTCGAAAGCAATCACATTCCTTTCGGAACGGGAACTGGCGAGTTATATGGCCACTTTTCAAACCCAGGGAAACAATTTGGGAGCCTATATCCTCGTTCGTCTTGGGCAAAGAGCAACCGGTGCGGAAGTTGGTGAACATGGAATCCTGCCAGCTCTGGCTTTTGACCATGCCCTTTTTTACAAAGGCTTCCTGCTTACAGCCGCCACTCAGATAAATACATTGACGAAGCAATCACCAGAAACAAAAGAAATCAGCCTTAACCTCAAAAGTTACCGCCGCCGCCTTGCAGCCGAATATGCCAAACCCATTGCCGAGCGAAAAAATGTAACCGAACTTGAAGAAAAAGCCAATACCTCTGAAAAAGAACTAGCACAAGCTGTTGTTGGCTATGCAGAAACAAAGCGGCAGGTAAAATGGAAAGAGGTCATGGCTACTTTAAAAAAGGAGGAAGCAGCCATAGAGTTTGTTTCTTTTAAAGTGAATTTTCCTCGTAAGACAGATAGCATCATTTATGCCGCTATGCTTTTAAAACCGGGAACAAAACAACCCGAATTCATCCCGCTCTTCGAAGAAAAATCGCTGGATTCATTATTGCATAGCAAATTAGAACGCAAGGCAGATTATGTAAATAATTTATACACCATTGCTGATCGTGGTGCAGTTGCTATCGAAGCTCCCAAAAAATCCCTTTATGAAATTCTTTGGAAACCATTGGAGAAAGAATTAACCGGAATCAAAAAAATATATTTTTCTCCAACAGGTTTATTGCTTCGAATAAACCTTGATGCTATGCCAATATCCGAAACAGAAACCCTGGCCGACAAATACCAATTGATAGAACTAAACAGCACTCGACAGTTGGTCATCACCAATCAAATCAAAATTGCGAATAATGAAGCAATGCTATTTGGTGGAATACAATTTGAACAAGATTCTTTGACTGCTATCAATGAACCAATTTTTGCTTCAAAATCAAGAGGAGAATTATCATTTAATTACATTGATAGTACGCTTAGAGGTGGCAGCTGGAATTATCTAGCAGGAACAGAACGCGAAGTGAATTCCATTGAAAAGATCATGCAAGTGGCAGGAGTCAAAACCACTTTAAAAAAAGGATATAGCGCATCAGAAGAATCCTTTAAAAATATCGGTACAAATAATAATCCATCTCATAGAATATTACACATAGCAACGCATGGATATTTTTTTACTGATCCAAAGGAAAGTCATCAGTCATCAGTCATCAGCCGTCAGGAGGAAACCGTGTTCAAAATCTCCGACCACCCTATGTTGCGTTCCGGATTGATACTGGCTGGAGGCAATGCAGCATGGCAAGGAAAACAAACAATGGAAGGAAAAGAAGATGGAATACTCACGGCGTATGAAATATCGCAAATGAATCTATCTAATACAGAATTAGTAGTATTATCAGCTTGCGAAACAGGTCTGGGAGATATTCAAGGGAACGAAGGTGTATATGGCTTACAACGCGCATTCAAAATTGCAGGAGCGAAATATCTCATCATGAGTTTGTGGCAAGTTCCTGATAAGCAAACATCGTTACTGATGACTACATTTTATAAAAAATGGTTGACAGATAAAATGACAATACCTGATGCATTTCATGCGGCGCAAAAAGAATTACGTGATCTTGGTCTGGATCCTTATCAATGGGCAGGATTTGTTTTGGTGGAGTAA
- a CDS encoding CHAT domain-containing protein has translation MKLQMIIFLTYFLQIGYSQIDTNAVMAQLDSLFEVAQASSQSGAFSDAFIILDKAEKTTIEIFSKESAYYGDVCFFRGIVYKSKNEFDKAEKWFYEAKAVQIKVLGEGHPYYSATINTLGALYVEKGDFIKAEEKLLEAKQLKEKYQGKENEGYAVVLNNIGSFYQYIANYEKAEKVLLESKELYEKILGKEFDTYASVMNNLGGLYTEIGKFEKSEASYLQAATIREKLFSKNSPGYAIVMDNIAKMYQIMGNYEMAESKFLEALNIRKTTIGLSHPDYAISLNNCATLFRQMGKYDEAASYLSEANEILEKTLGKESDWYCSIQQNIITIQARKGNYLKAIEMQMELNKIWEKIAGSKSLKYSTALTLLASYNLNIGNLEVAENYFKEAASIEEKKFGKNHFSYATNLSYLAALYMEKGDYEMAKSLQLESNQITDHVFGKENISYASGEFDLALIYEKLGQTAKSAALFANSSKATCNNILKGLHHLTEQEMNQYIQTFATMQASILNFAQSTTNDTAIAQICFDNSLFFKGFLLNAYNQKKHVQLSNPSSQEQLDQLKSFSHLLAKEYAKPIDKRNGVKELEEKSKILEKEIARINKEYGQTMKQVTWQEVQKQLEPGEIVLDFVQYKKHPKKISDTIIYSVLLLKAGNDYPQLIPLFDKSQLVNLLSKNKDTKQVDQLYASRGIKQNSIVSLKNTYQLIWQPLDSMLLGVKKIFYSPTGLLHRINFDAIPLNEALHLSDKYELVRLSSLRTIAIPDLSNNELNYNAILYGGINFDPKDTQELLVINSVQSNENNEKLKNLSDYQNSLISFRRGIQLQGNNWNYLPGTEKECNAVSGILNRSKFVTNFLNGSMATEETFKLIGTNELSPKILHIATHGFFFPDPKESQQSSVVNPQEEPVFKMSDHPMIRSGLILAGGNYAWKEGKPFKEGMEDGILTAYEISQMNLSNTELVVLSACETGLGDIQGNEGVYGLQRAFKIAGAKYLMMSLWQVPDEETKEFMISFYRNWLNEKLSIPEAFRIAQKEMREKYSNPYLWAGFVLVE, from the coding sequence ATGAAATTACAGATGATTATTTTTTTAACTTATTTTTTACAAATAGGATATTCACAAATTGATACAAATGCTGTAATGGCTCAATTGGATAGTCTTTTTGAAGTTGCTCAAGCAAGTTCACAATCGGGTGCATTCAGTGATGCTTTTATTATTCTAGATAAAGCGGAAAAGACTACAATTGAAATATTTAGTAAAGAATCAGCATATTATGGAGATGTTTGTTTTTTTCGTGGAATAGTCTATAAAAGTAAAAATGAATTTGATAAAGCTGAAAAATGGTTTTATGAAGCCAAAGCAGTACAAATTAAAGTACTTGGGGAAGGGCATCCATATTATTCAGCCACCATCAATACATTGGGAGCTTTGTATGTTGAAAAGGGTGACTTTATAAAAGCTGAAGAAAAGTTATTGGAAGCAAAACAACTTAAAGAAAAATATCAAGGTAAAGAAAATGAAGGCTATGCTGTAGTACTTAATAATATTGGTAGTTTTTATCAGTATATAGCGAATTACGAAAAGGCCGAGAAGGTACTTTTGGAATCAAAAGAATTATATGAAAAAATTCTAGGAAAAGAGTTTGATACATATGCTAGTGTGATGAATAATTTAGGAGGGCTTTATACTGAAATTGGTAAATTTGAAAAATCTGAGGCATCATATCTGCAAGCTGCAACAATCAGAGAAAAATTATTTAGTAAAAACAGTCCAGGATATGCTATAGTAATGGATAATATTGCAAAAATGTACCAAATCATGGGTAATTATGAAATGGCTGAAAGTAAATTTTTGGAAGCATTAAATATTCGTAAAACGACTATCGGTTTGAGTCACCCTGATTATGCTATTAGCTTAAACAATTGCGCTACTTTATTTAGACAAATGGGTAAATATGACGAAGCAGCCTCGTATTTATCAGAAGCAAACGAAATATTAGAGAAAACTTTGGGTAAAGAAAGTGATTGGTATTGTTCCATACAACAAAATATCATCACAATTCAAGCACGTAAAGGAAATTATCTAAAAGCTATTGAAATGCAAATGGAACTCAATAAAATTTGGGAAAAAATAGCGGGCTCAAAAAGTCTTAAATATTCAACAGCGCTTACATTACTTGCTAGCTATAATTTAAATATTGGAAATTTAGAAGTTGCTGAAAATTATTTCAAGGAAGCAGCTTCAATAGAAGAAAAAAAATTCGGAAAAAATCATTTTTCTTACGCTACAAATTTGAGCTATTTAGCTGCATTGTATATGGAAAAAGGGGATTATGAAATGGCTAAATCATTACAATTGGAATCTAATCAGATTACCGACCATGTTTTCGGAAAGGAAAATATTTCTTATGCTTCAGGAGAATTTGATTTGGCATTGATTTATGAGAAATTAGGACAGACTGCAAAATCTGCAGCATTATTTGCAAATTCTTCAAAAGCTACTTGTAATAATATTCTAAAAGGATTGCATCATCTAACGGAACAAGAGATGAATCAGTATATTCAAACATTTGCTACAATGCAAGCATCAATTTTAAACTTTGCACAAAGTACCACAAATGATACAGCCATTGCTCAAATTTGTTTTGATAATTCACTTTTTTTTAAAGGATTTTTACTCAATGCATATAATCAAAAAAAACATGTACAATTATCTAATCCGTCAAGTCAAGAGCAATTGGACCAACTAAAATCTTTTAGTCACCTTTTGGCAAAAGAATATGCTAAACCTATTGACAAAAGAAATGGAGTAAAAGAATTAGAAGAAAAAAGTAAGATTCTTGAAAAAGAAATAGCGCGAATCAATAAAGAATATGGTCAGACTATGAAGCAAGTGACGTGGCAGGAAGTTCAAAAACAGCTTGAACCAGGAGAAATAGTTCTAGACTTTGTGCAATATAAAAAACATCCAAAGAAAATATCAGATACCATTATTTATTCTGTGTTATTACTTAAAGCTGGAAATGATTACCCACAATTAATTCCTTTATTTGATAAAAGCCAACTTGTCAATTTGTTATCTAAAAATAAGGATACGAAACAGGTGGATCAATTATATGCAAGTCGTGGTATTAAACAAAACTCAATTGTTTCATTAAAAAATACATATCAATTGATTTGGCAACCTTTGGATTCTATGCTCTTAGGTGTGAAGAAAATATTTTATTCTCCAACCGGTCTTTTGCATCGTATTAACTTTGACGCTATTCCTTTAAATGAAGCCCTTCATCTATCAGATAAGTATGAATTAGTCAGATTAAGTAGTTTGCGTACCATTGCTATACCAGATTTATCAAATAATGAATTAAATTACAATGCGATATTATATGGTGGTATAAATTTCGATCCAAAAGACACACAGGAATTATTAGTTATTAATTCAGTACAATCTAACGAAAATAATGAAAAATTGAAAAACTTAAGTGACTACCAAAATTCATTAATATCTTTTAGACGTGGTATTCAACTTCAAGGAAACAATTGGAATTATTTGCCAGGTACTGAAAAGGAGTGTAATGCAGTATCAGGTATTTTAAATAGATCTAAGTTTGTTACAAATTTTTTGAATGGATCAATGGCAACAGAGGAAACATTTAAACTTATTGGAACAAATGAATTATCACCAAAAATATTACATATAGCCACGCATGGATTTTTCTTTCCGGATCCAAAGGAAAGTCAACAATCGTCAGTGGTCAATCCACAGGAAGAACCTGTGTTTAAAATGTCAGATCATCCGATGATTCGTTCTGGATTAATATTGGCTGGAGGAAATTACGCATGGAAAGAAGGTAAACCTTTTAAAGAAGGCATGGAAGACGGAATTCTTACAGCTTACGAGATTTCACAAATGAATTTATCCAATACTGAACTTGTCGTTCTGTCTGCATGTGAAACAGGACTTGGAGATATTCAAGGCAATGAAGGTGTGTACGGCCTGCAGCGAGCTTTTAAAATAGCTGGCGCCAAATATCTCATGATGAGTCTATGGCAAGTACCAGATGAAGAAACCAAAGAATTTATGATTAGCTTTTATAGAAATTGGTTAAATGAAAAGTTAAGCATTCCAGAAGCATTTAGAATAGCTCAAAAAGAGATGCGGGAGAAATACAGCAATCCATATTTATGGGCGGGATTTGTGTTGGTGGAGTAA